In one Magallana gigas chromosome 9, xbMagGiga1.1, whole genome shotgun sequence genomic region, the following are encoded:
- the LOC105322055 gene encoding fibroleukin produces the protein MIMLSGYFVLLLFLCQRSIAIVIKAYKANPLHDDKLFNDSLLLEAPSNSLGNCNFICGPDCIYFGFNFKQEKCRVHYTTELTNAEMEAEWRYYAPYEPNYKSKDCLGVFRPGQNRSGVFRIYPAGGVSTYVICDMETMGGGWTVIQNRFDGSENFTRNWNNYKSGFGLTQGEYWIGNDVIHELTKANTSSLYVTLTLTNGTTLFELYEAFSIASELDNYRLFIGGQASGTLGMFYFK, from the exons ATGATAATGTTGAGCGGCTATTTTGTGCTTCTTCTGTTTCTTTGTCAACGGTCTATAGCCATAGTGATTAAGGCTTACAAAGCAAACCCGCTTCACGACGACAAACTGTTTAATGATTCCCTTTTACTGGAGGCTCCTTCTAACAGCCTTGGTAACTGTAACTTTATTTGTGGCCCGGATTGTATATATTTTGGATTCAACTTTAAACAGGAAAAATGTCGGGTTCATTATACCACCGAACTAACCAATGCTGAGATGGAGGCCGAGTGGAGATACTATGCTCCTTATGAaccaaattataaat cAAAAGACTGCTTAGGGGTTTTTAGACCTGGCCAGAACCGTTCTGGTGTTTTCAGAATTTACCCAGCAGGGGGCGTTAGCACTTACGTCATCTGCGACATGGAAACAATGGGAGGAGGATGGACG GTTATTCAGAATCGATTTGATGGATCTGAGAATTTCACAAGAAACTGGAATAATTACAAAAGTGGATTTGGTTTGACTCAAGGCGAATACTGGATTG GAAATGATGTGATTCACGAACTGACAAAAGCAAACACTAGCTCGTTGTACGTCACACTAACTCTCACAAACGGAACAACCTTGTTTGAACTCTACGAAGCGTTCTCAATTGCGAGTGAACTGGACAATTATAGACTTTTTATTGGGGGACAGGCCTCTGGAACTCTCGGtatgttttactttaaataa